In one Tripterygium wilfordii isolate XIE 37 chromosome 22, ASM1340144v1, whole genome shotgun sequence genomic region, the following are encoded:
- the LOC119990471 gene encoding uncharacterized protein LOC119990471 isoform X1, protein MGRSDESLEIVSVIGGGESSSSTPSSSSSEWTFRELDDVFLQTQTRIWLGEVLQRRLDEHLDVSDILADGELLFEVSRVIWKMFLTKPMELEHIKPYKYEPFTSRKSGGRYMPYSNIDYFLKICKILGLTGVDLFSPSDVVEKKDTRKVCICIRTLAKRARLKWLNVPDFDMVTCTVTMPTDMVECIRRSLELGIVGCNSYQYGRTKWRQRSTVTSSARYCDSFSDDSDDADSNITIQSDSSSTHGYHYSLSQMNYDLESSPEISSATRDCGLRQNPIIQFEQKKHKYAQYQFESMGSLCSELVECDNQLDSVSSPSSTVSLIHLNNKFSLPKNGTVKYTLENDSLDFSCASDVEDFMDHSLPERSYMADQLEISEVICHGIDISNPSLFDGESISESYTPTGSDRSNAFGNGFENEHSDVNDVELSSTSSMNSVSGALLKLNFDDQVDEEDGFKTLQLPESRNQVVVFPTKIPQLCSHYRSCGNNSRSYDSRIWMPQADLEAVFGGGIINKFEMNASEPVRCNQCQERLSVHSNSPYDYHQLDQGGKCAIATNRDGCHVSSSVCTLPSGFPDEGLHRGAALKYVVTNPHPTSHNGVQVEERIDYPETRSIATGRVIPHKVPKVNTDVHSSSLSPHLSEPMPVIHPCITTKCSEDMRENGHLVYSDEEEDLYTAETVDKRHSQGDRKNENKRVDHKVEQAKHNPKRWSVLKPVVGGTAVVGMVFLLLRYRKSGRDKKGDNSMQSNQMQRTNCGSFSSQKEQKGGQVNGVYPAEKLKL, encoded by the exons ATGGGGCGGAGTGATGAGTCTCTGGAAATAGTGAGCGTTATCGGTGGTGGCGAGTCATCGTCTTCtactccttcttcttcttcttcagagtGGACCTTTCGAGAACTTGATGACGTCTTCTTGCAG acACAAACCAGAATATGGCTTGGAGAAGTACTTCAGAGAAGATTAGATGAGCACTTGGATGTTTCTGATATATTAGCTGATGGGGAATTGCT GTTTGAAGTGTCAAGAGTTATATGGAAAATGTTCTTGACAAAGCCTATGGAGCTAGAACATATAAAGCCATATAAATATGAACCATTTACTTCTAGAAAGTCTGGCGGAAGATATATGCCTTATTCCAATATCGATTATTTTTTGAAG ATTTGCAAAATCTTGGGATTGACTGGCGTTGATCTTTTCTCCCCTTCAGACGTCGTTGAGAAGAAAGATACTCGAAAAGTTTGCATATGTATACGCACACTTGCAAAAAGAGCAAGGTTAAAGTGGTTGAAT GTTCCAGATTTTGATATGGTCACTTGTACTGTAACAATGCCTACTGACATGGTTGAATGCATCCGGAGAAGCTTGGAGCTTGGAATTGTTGGTTGCAATTCCTACCAATATGGAAGGACAAAATGGAGGCAG AGAAGTACGGTTACATCCTCTGCCAGATATTGCGATTCattttctgatgattctgatgaCGCTGATAGCAATATTACAATTCAGTCTGATAGCTCGTCCACCCATGGATATCATTATTCTTTATCCCAGATGAATTATGATCTTGAAAGTTCTCCTGAAATATCATCAGCCACAAGAGATTGTGGTTTGCGACAAAATCCAATAATACAGTTTGAGCAAAAGAAACACAAGTATGCACAATATCAATTTGAATCGATGGGGTCACTTTGCTCTGAGCTTGTGGAGTGTGATAATCAGCTGGATAGCGTGTCATCTCCTTCCAGCACTGTTTCCCTAATTCACTTAAACAACAAGTTTTCTCTCCCCAAAAATGGCACAGTAAAATATACTCTTGAGAATGACAGCTTGGATTTCAGTTGTGCTTCTGATGTTGAAGATTTTATGGATCACAGTTTGCCAGAAAGAAGTTATATGGCTGATCAGCTGGAAATCTCGGAAGTAATTTGCCATGGAATTGATATTAGTAATCCCAGTCTATTTGATGGCGAAAGTATTTCCGAGTCATACACGCCAACTGGTTCTGATAGATCAAATGCATTTGGCAATGGATTTGAAAATGAACATTCTGATGTTAATGATGTGGAGCTATCGTCTACTTCCAGCATGAACTCTGTGTCAGGTGCTTTGCTGAAATTGAATTTTGACGACCAAGTAGATGAAGAAGATGGTTTCAAAACCCTCCAGTTACCCGAATCACGAAATCAAGTAGTTGTCTTCCCTACTAAGATTCCCCAACTGTGTTCACATTATCGATCTTGTGGCAATAATTCTCGTTCATATGATAGTCGCATCTGGATGCCTCAGGCTGATTTAGAGGCCGTATTTGGTGGAggcataataaataaatttgaaatgAATGCTTCTGAACCTGTTCGTTGCAATCAATGTCAAGAGAGGCTTTCGGTTCATTCAAATTCTCCATATGACTATCATCAGTTGGATCAGGGAGGAAAATGTGCAATTGCGACAAATAGAGATGGCTGTCATGTCTCTTCTTCTGTATGTACACTGCCCAGTGGTTTTCCTGATGAAGGTCTTCACAGAGGAGCTGCCTTGAAGTATGTTGTCACTAACCCTCATCCAACTTCCCACAATGGTGTGCAAGTCGAAGAGAGAATAGATTATCCAGAAACTAGAAGCATCGCTACTGGTAGAGTTATACCACACAAAGTTCCTAAGGTTAATACTGATGTCCACAGCAGCTCTCTGTCTCCTCATCTAAGTGAGCCAATGCCAGTAATACATCCTTGCATCACAACGAAATGTTCAGAAGATATGCGCGAGAATGGTCATCTAGTATATAGCGACGAGGAGGAGGATCTTTATACAGCAGAAACTGTGGACAAGAGGCACAGCCAA GGTGatagaaaaaatgaaaataaaagagtGGATCATAAAGTAGAACAAGCAAAACACAATCCCAAGAGATGGTCAGTGCTGAAACCTGTAGTAGGGGGAACAGCAGTTGTTGGCATGGTGTTTCTTTTGCTTCGCTACAG GAAAAGTGGTAGAGATAAAAAAGGTGACAACAGTATGCAATCTAATCAGATGCAGAGGACTAATTGTGGCAGTTTCTCATCGCAGAAGGAACAAAAAGGTGGTCAAGTTAACGGGGTATATCCAGCTGAAAAGCTCAAACTCTGA
- the LOC119990471 gene encoding uncharacterized protein LOC119990471 isoform X2, which produces MYTHTCKKSKVKVVEYFDMVTCTVTMPTDMVECIRRSLELGIVGCNSYQYGRTKWRQRSTVTSSARYCDSFSDDSDDADSNITIQSDSSSTHGYHYSLSQMNYDLESSPEISSATRDCGLRQNPIIQFEQKKHKYAQYQFESMGSLCSELVECDNQLDSVSSPSSTVSLIHLNNKFSLPKNGTVKYTLENDSLDFSCASDVEDFMDHSLPERSYMADQLEISEVICHGIDISNPSLFDGESISESYTPTGSDRSNAFGNGFENEHSDVNDVELSSTSSMNSVSGALLKLNFDDQVDEEDGFKTLQLPESRNQVVVFPTKIPQLCSHYRSCGNNSRSYDSRIWMPQADLEAVFGGGIINKFEMNASEPVRCNQCQERLSVHSNSPYDYHQLDQGGKCAIATNRDGCHVSSSVCTLPSGFPDEGLHRGAALKYVVTNPHPTSHNGVQVEERIDYPETRSIATGRVIPHKVPKVNTDVHSSSLSPHLSEPMPVIHPCITTKCSEDMRENGHLVYSDEEEDLYTAETVDKRHSQGDRKNENKRVDHKVEQAKHNPKRWSVLKPVVGGTAVVGMVFLLLRYRKSGRDKKGDNSMQSNQMQRTNCGSFSSQKEQKGGQVNGVYPAEKLKL; this is translated from the exons ATGTATACGCACACTTGCAAAAAGAGCAAGGTTAAAGTGGTTGAAT ATTTTGATATGGTCACTTGTACTGTAACAATGCCTACTGACATGGTTGAATGCATCCGGAGAAGCTTGGAGCTTGGAATTGTTGGTTGCAATTCCTACCAATATGGAAGGACAAAATGGAGGCAG AGAAGTACGGTTACATCCTCTGCCAGATATTGCGATTCattttctgatgattctgatgaCGCTGATAGCAATATTACAATTCAGTCTGATAGCTCGTCCACCCATGGATATCATTATTCTTTATCCCAGATGAATTATGATCTTGAAAGTTCTCCTGAAATATCATCAGCCACAAGAGATTGTGGTTTGCGACAAAATCCAATAATACAGTTTGAGCAAAAGAAACACAAGTATGCACAATATCAATTTGAATCGATGGGGTCACTTTGCTCTGAGCTTGTGGAGTGTGATAATCAGCTGGATAGCGTGTCATCTCCTTCCAGCACTGTTTCCCTAATTCACTTAAACAACAAGTTTTCTCTCCCCAAAAATGGCACAGTAAAATATACTCTTGAGAATGACAGCTTGGATTTCAGTTGTGCTTCTGATGTTGAAGATTTTATGGATCACAGTTTGCCAGAAAGAAGTTATATGGCTGATCAGCTGGAAATCTCGGAAGTAATTTGCCATGGAATTGATATTAGTAATCCCAGTCTATTTGATGGCGAAAGTATTTCCGAGTCATACACGCCAACTGGTTCTGATAGATCAAATGCATTTGGCAATGGATTTGAAAATGAACATTCTGATGTTAATGATGTGGAGCTATCGTCTACTTCCAGCATGAACTCTGTGTCAGGTGCTTTGCTGAAATTGAATTTTGACGACCAAGTAGATGAAGAAGATGGTTTCAAAACCCTCCAGTTACCCGAATCACGAAATCAAGTAGTTGTCTTCCCTACTAAGATTCCCCAACTGTGTTCACATTATCGATCTTGTGGCAATAATTCTCGTTCATATGATAGTCGCATCTGGATGCCTCAGGCTGATTTAGAGGCCGTATTTGGTGGAggcataataaataaatttgaaatgAATGCTTCTGAACCTGTTCGTTGCAATCAATGTCAAGAGAGGCTTTCGGTTCATTCAAATTCTCCATATGACTATCATCAGTTGGATCAGGGAGGAAAATGTGCAATTGCGACAAATAGAGATGGCTGTCATGTCTCTTCTTCTGTATGTACACTGCCCAGTGGTTTTCCTGATGAAGGTCTTCACAGAGGAGCTGCCTTGAAGTATGTTGTCACTAACCCTCATCCAACTTCCCACAATGGTGTGCAAGTCGAAGAGAGAATAGATTATCCAGAAACTAGAAGCATCGCTACTGGTAGAGTTATACCACACAAAGTTCCTAAGGTTAATACTGATGTCCACAGCAGCTCTCTGTCTCCTCATCTAAGTGAGCCAATGCCAGTAATACATCCTTGCATCACAACGAAATGTTCAGAAGATATGCGCGAGAATGGTCATCTAGTATATAGCGACGAGGAGGAGGATCTTTATACAGCAGAAACTGTGGACAAGAGGCACAGCCAA GGTGatagaaaaaatgaaaataaaagagtGGATCATAAAGTAGAACAAGCAAAACACAATCCCAAGAGATGGTCAGTGCTGAAACCTGTAGTAGGGGGAACAGCAGTTGTTGGCATGGTGTTTCTTTTGCTTCGCTACAG GAAAAGTGGTAGAGATAAAAAAGGTGACAACAGTATGCAATCTAATCAGATGCAGAGGACTAATTGTGGCAGTTTCTCATCGCAGAAGGAACAAAAAGGTGGTCAAGTTAACGGGGTATATCCAGCTGAAAAGCTCAAACTCTGA
- the LOC119991873 gene encoding translation factor GUF1 homolog, chloroplastic-like — MSLNKINSSASEYQKKISLSKFPSFSTPSLTQTLLLFLLQASRHSTCVSVPIYVAEFASRVGQGHLLKMTGTVHTREMKSGFLITWIWREKEASLSNYRLLECATCSREPYCLNLIDTPGHLDFSYEVSCSLAACEGPLLVVDASQIMTEACVLRNHFIGIGSTDMAIVYLGLENNPEIIPDSATP, encoded by the exons ATGTCCCTCAACAAAATAAACTCCAGTGCTTCAGAGTATCAGAAGAAGATCTCTCTCTCTAAGTTCCCTTCTTTCTCGACTCCCTCCCTCACTCAAACTCTCTTGCTTTTCCTCCTCCAGGCCTCCCGTCATTCCACCTGCGTTAGCGTCCCCATCTACGTCGCTGAATTTGCCTCCCGAGTCGGCCAGGGTCATCTGTTGAAG ATGACGGGTACTGTGCATACCAGAGAGATGAAGAGCGGTTTCTTGATAACATGGAtctggagagagaaagaggcatcACTATCAAACTACAG GCTGCTCGAATGCGCTACATGTTCCAGAGAACCTTATTGCCTGAATTTAATCGATACTCCTGGTCATTTGGACTTCTCCTATGAG GTTTCCTGTTCTCTTGCGGCTTGTGAAGGTCCTCTTCTTGTTGTAGATGCTTCTCAG ATTATGACTGAAGCTTGTGTATTAAGAAATCATTTTATTGGGATTGGAAGCACAGACATGGCTATTGTTTATTTGGGTCTGGAGAACAACCCAGAGATCATCCCT